CGTAATTTCACGAAGGACCTTTTCGTGGTTTTTCAGTATCTCATTGGATGATGTCGAATCGTATAATATGTCCCCATTCGTTGAGAGAATGGTTAAATTCGAGTCCAAGAGCGGCGTCAGCTTCTCCGTTTTCCCTTTTTCCAAAAAGGAGGCGATCCCCCCGTGCTCTTGAATATATGTAGATATGAAAAATGTTTCATTCTGTATACGCTCATTGAATGTTTTAATATAATAACTTTTGAAAAGATGTCCCAATAAAAAGCCCACGGCCATCAGGACAACCATCACAAGCGTGATGAGGGTAAACAGAAGCTTCTTGCGATAGGTCGTCATTCTTTTTTAGGCTCCTCAAGCTTATAGCCCAAACCTCTGATCGTCTTGATATATAAAGGTTTTTTTGTATCAATCTCGATTTTTTCGCGAAGATGGCTAATATGCACATCGACGATTCGGGAATCCCCCGCAAAATCATAATTCCAGACCGCACTTAACAGCTGGTCCCTCGTTAAGACTCTTCCTTTATTTTTTGCCAAATACAAAAGTAATTCAAATTCCTTTGGAGTCAGTTCTAATTGCTCTTCATCAAAGAATGCTTCATATCGATCAGGGAACACCTTCAAGTCTCCTAAATTCAAGAGTCCATCCTCCTGATCATGACCTGCCTCATTTCCATTGGATTGCAGCTGCGATCTTCTTAATATGGCTTTGATCCTTGCCACAACCTCACGTGGACTGAACGGCTTGGTTAGGTAATCATCCGCTCCAAGTTCAAGCCCCAGCACCTTGTCAAATTCATCGTCCTTGGCCGTCAGCATCAAGATCGGAATATTGATCTTCTGTTGGCGAAGCTGTTTACATACCTCTAGCCCGTCCATTTTAGGCAGCATCAAATCCAATACGACCAAATCGGGACGTATATCCACAGCAGCCTGAAGACCTTCCTCTCCATCCAAAGCCGTGATCACCGAATAGCCTGCTTGCTCTAGGTTGTACTGAAGTAAGGTAACGATTGATTGTTCATCATCCACTACGAGAATTTTCTTTGACATTAGATCCTCCTGAATTATGTATTACCCACATAGACCAATTCTTCTGTCTACTCATCCACTTTCATTATAAAGAATATTATTTGAAATTCACACAAAAAAAATCACTTATCGCGTTCCACTTTTCATTGTTCCCGATAATGGATGAAAAAAACTGCCTGAAGATGGAGAGTTAGGTCTTAGCCTCCCTTCCCATATCCAGGCAGTTTTATCGGGGGAACCTTCATAGATCCTTACTGAAGGACCTGCATGACCGCTTTAACAGACTCGACCGATTTGGAAAGTGCCGCTTTTTCGTCATCAGTCAATTCAAGCTCGATGATTTGCTCAATACCGTTGGCACCCAGTACAGTCGGCACACCGAGGTAGATTCCTTCGAATCCGTATTCACCTTCAAGATAAGCAATTGATGGAAGAACACGTCGTTGATCTTTGAGGATCGCTTCAGCCATTTCCACTAAAGCCGCTGCAGGTGCATAATAGGCGCTGCCGTTTCCGAGAAGGTTTACGATTTCACCGCCGCCAGTACGGGTACGGGCCACGATTGCATCCAAACGTTCTTTAGGGATCAATGTTTCCAAAGGGATTCCGCCAGCATATGAATAACGTACCAACGGGACCATATCATCCCCGTGTCCGCCTAGAACGAAACCAGTCACATCTTTAACGGACAAGTTTAGCTCACTCGCAACGAAAGTACGGAAACGAGCTGTATCGAGGACACCTGATTGTCCGATCACCCGTTCCTTGGGAAAACCTGATTCTTTATAAACGGTATACGTCATTGCATCGACTGGGTTCGTCAATACGATGATCGTTGTATTTGGAGAATGTTTAACCACTTCTTTAGTTACGGATTTCATGACTTTTTGATTGGTTTGAACTAAGTCGTCACGGCTCATGCCAGGCTTACGGGCAATACCGGCAGTGATGATGACCACCTCGGAGTCTTTTGTATCGGCATAATCGGAAGTACCGATGATGTTAGCGTCGAAACCTAGGACGGGACCTGCTTCCGCCATATCCAGCGCTTTACCCTTTGTAGGGTTTTCCGCTTGCGGAATATCGACTAAAACGATATCACCAAGCTCTTTTTGAGCTGCAAGGAATGCTGCTGTGGCGCCCGTGAAACCTGCACCGACCACCGTGATCTTTTTACGCTTGGACATATTATCTCCTCCTTGAAATCATGCAATTTTCAGAAATCTAAAAACATCCTCATGTACACATATAAGCCTTCCGGAAAAGAACCCGCAGAGGAACTTTTCCGGAAAGCATCATAAGCAAAGATTATTATTTAAGGTTTTTGATAAGCTCGTCAGCGAACTCCGAACATTTAACTTCTGTAGCACCTTCCATTAGACGGGCAAAGTCGTATGTAACAACTTTAGAAGCGATCGTTTGTTCAACTGATTTCGTGATGCTGTCTGCAGCTTCGTTCCAGCCAAGGTGTTCAAGTAAAAGAACGCCTGAAAGAAGAACGGAAGATGGGTTCACTTTATCAAGACCAGCATATTTTGGAGCCGTTCCGTGAGTTGCTTCGAAGATGGCATGTCCAGTTTCGTAGTTGATGTTTGCTCCAGGAGCGATACCGATTCCGCCAACTTGTGCAGCCAATGCATCGGAAATGTAATCTCCGTTCAAGTTCATTGTTGCAACAACGTCAAACTCTTTAGGACGAGTCAGGATTTGTTGTAAGAAGATATCCGCAATGGAATCCTTAACGATGATTTTGCCTTCAGCTTCAGCAGCAGATTGTGCTTTGTTAGCAGCTTCAGTGCCTTCTGCGTCTTTAATTTTGTCATATTGGTTCCATGTGAACACTTTATCGGCGAATTCTTGCTCAGCCACTTCATAACCCCAAGTTTTGAATGCACCTTCCGTGAATTTCATGATGTTCCCTTTATGAACAAGAGTTAAAGATTTACGGCCTTCTTTGATCGCATAGTTAAGCGCAGAGCGAACAAGACGTTTTGTTCCTTCTTCGGAAATCGGTTTGATCCCGATACCTGAAGTTTCTGGGAAACGGATGTTTGTAACACCGAATTCATTTTGTAGGAAGTCGATCAATTTCTTCGCTTCATCAGAGCCTTTTGCATATTCGATGCCTGCATAGATATCTTCAGTGTTTTCACGGAAGATGACCATGTCAGTGTCTTCCGGACGTTTGACTGGTGAAGGTACACCATCAAAGTAACGTACTGGGCGAAGACATACGAATAAGTCCAATACTTGACGCAATGCCACGTTCAATGAACGGATACCGCCGCCGATTGGAGTTGTAAGAGGTCCTTTAATAGCGATCAGATATTCGTTAATGACATCAAGAGTTTCTTGCGGAAGCCATTCGCCTGTTTGGTCAAATGCTTTTTGTCCAGCTAAAACTTCTTTCCATTCGATTTTCTTTTCGCCATTGTAGGCTTTTTCAACTGCTGCGTCCAATACGCGAGAAGCTGCTGCCCAAATATCAGGACCGATTCCGTCTCCCTCAATAAAAGGAACGATTGGGTTGTTTGGCACGTTAAGAGCACCGTTAGTAACTGTAATTTTTTGGCTTTGTGTCATGTCTCTTACCTCCGATTCAAATTCAAAGGTTAGATCGTCCGCCATTCAAGCAGGCAGCACCACTAACCCTTTTTTACTCACATCTATTAATTTACTACAAATCCGATGAAATAAAAATAAGTTTCGAAAAACTTTTGATTAGCGTTTTTCGATCGGTACGTATTTTTGCATACCCGGTCCAACATACTCTGCACGAGGACGGATCAAACGGTTGTTTGAATACTGCTCAAGGATATGAGCGATCCAGCCTGAAGCACGGCTCACAGCAAAGATTGGTGTAAATAGGTCGTGCTCGATACCTAGACTATGGTATACCGAAGCAGAATAGAAATCCACGTTTGGCGGAAGATTTTTTTGACCGGTTACGATGTCATTGATTTTAATGGACATATCATAATATTGAGGTTGTCCAGTAAGCTCCGTCAATTTTTGGGACATTTCTTTAAGGTGCTTGGCACGCGGATCTCCTTTACGGTATACACGGTGGCCAAAGCCCATGATTTTTTCTTTATTGGCTAATTTTTCGTTGATGTAAGGCTCGACATTTTCAACGGAACCAATTTCCGTAAGCATTTTCATGACTTGTTCGTTAGCTCCGCCGTGAAGTGGGCCTTTTAAAGCGCCAAGGGCAGAAGTAACACCAGAATAGATATCCGATAATGTAGCCACACAAACGCGTGCCGTGAATGTGGAAGCGTTCAGTTCATGGTCAGCATGAAGAACCAATGCTTTGTTGAATGCTTCTTCTTCGATTGCCGTTGGTTCATTGCCGCTTAACATATATAAGAAGTTAGCAGCAAAGCTTAAATCTGTACGCGGCGCAATCGATTCTTTTCCTTGACGGATACGAGCGAAAGTTGTTACCAATGTAGGGATTTTAGCTTGGATGCGGATGGCTTTACGATAGTTAGCATCTTCACTCATTACATCTGCCTCTTCATCATATAGACCAAGCAGGGAAACGGCTGTGCGAAGAGCTCCCATTGGGTGCACTTTATCAATTGGGTAAGTTTTGAAATGATTAACCACTTCAGCTGGAATTTCAGCATTTTCAGCAAGTTGTTTAGTTAACTCTTCTAATTGGCTTTTAGTCGGAAGAGCTCCATGCCATAATAGATAGATTACTTCTTCGAATGTTGCATTTACAGCCAAATCATCGATATCATAACCTACATACGTTAATGTATCATCGATGATGGAGCTTACTGATGAAGTTGTTGCTACCACACCTTCAAGACCTTTTGTTGCTGTCATACTAAATCTCTCCTTTTCCTGAGTATTCCCCTATGTCCTTGCTCGTTGCGTATAAATATAGCGCTTCCAAGAGATTAGCCTTTGATTACAACCATCTATTTTTTAGCAGAAGACATACATCTTAAGTTGGAAGCGTTCACAGATTAAACCCCCACAATAGTAAAATGTACGCTAAACCTTAAGAAAAGATCTAAAAATTTAATGCTTGTAGCCATTCCTAGTGAGCGCTTGCTCAATAACTACATCTTTTTTAAGATTCCTCAAAAATATCATTGATATCCCGAATCCCAATTTTTTATAATCCTGAGCAGTTACATCATTATTATAAACAATAAACACTTTTTTGGGAATGAAAAGCACTTAAAATGTGAAAAAATTATTATTTTATCAGAAGAATTAGCTACATATTCTCTTGCTTTTTAAAAGAGGATTCAAACGTTTTTTTAGAAAATTCGTTACAAAGCAGAAAAAATGAAACATTAAATAGAAAATCCACATGACCAAGTTGGGCGGACCATCCTGTCATCCGCCACTCCTTCATTTGAAAAAATTGAAGATCTGCATGCATAAATAAGCAATGCCTGCCCCGATTAACGGTCCGACAGCAACGCCCTTGAATAAGGCTACCGCAAGAATCGTCCCGAAAACAAGGGCCGTGGTGATATGCGGATCATGAGACAAAAGCGTAATCCCATTTTTCGCTATAAGTGCAACCGCTATTCCGGATGCA
This genomic stretch from Peribacillus muralis harbors:
- a CDS encoding response regulator transcription factor; translated protein: MSKKILVVDDEQSIVTLLQYNLEQAGYSVITALDGEEGLQAAVDIRPDLVVLDLMLPKMDGLEVCKQLRQQKINIPILMLTAKDDEFDKVLGLELGADDYLTKPFSPREVVARIKAILRRSQLQSNGNEAGHDQEDGLLNLGDLKVFPDRYEAFFDEEQLELTPKEFELLLYLAKNKGRVLTRDQLLSAVWNYDFAGDSRIVDVHISHLREKIEIDTKKPLYIKTIRGLGYKLEEPKKE
- the mdh gene encoding malate dehydrogenase; this encodes MSKRKKITVVGAGFTGATAAFLAAQKELGDIVLVDIPQAENPTKGKALDMAEAGPVLGFDANIIGTSDYADTKDSEVVIITAGIARKPGMSRDDLVQTNQKVMKSVTKEVVKHSPNTTIIVLTNPVDAMTYTVYKESGFPKERVIGQSGVLDTARFRTFVASELNLSVKDVTGFVLGGHGDDMVPLVRYSYAGGIPLETLIPKERLDAIVARTRTGGGEIVNLLGNGSAYYAPAAALVEMAEAILKDQRRVLPSIAYLEGEYGFEGIYLGVPTVLGANGIEQIIELELTDDEKAALSKSVESVKAVMQVLQ
- the icd gene encoding NADP-dependent isocitrate dehydrogenase, with product MADDLTFEFESEVRDMTQSQKITVTNGALNVPNNPIVPFIEGDGIGPDIWAAASRVLDAAVEKAYNGEKKIEWKEVLAGQKAFDQTGEWLPQETLDVINEYLIAIKGPLTTPIGGGIRSLNVALRQVLDLFVCLRPVRYFDGVPSPVKRPEDTDMVIFRENTEDIYAGIEYAKGSDEAKKLIDFLQNEFGVTNIRFPETSGIGIKPISEEGTKRLVRSALNYAIKEGRKSLTLVHKGNIMKFTEGAFKTWGYEVAEQEFADKVFTWNQYDKIKDAEGTEAANKAQSAAEAEGKIIVKDSIADIFLQQILTRPKEFDVVATMNLNGDYISDALAAQVGGIGIAPGANINYETGHAIFEATHGTAPKYAGLDKVNPSSVLLSGVLLLEHLGWNEAADSITKSVEQTIASKVVTYDFARLMEGATEVKCSEFADELIKNLK
- the citZ gene encoding citrate synthase, encoding MTATKGLEGVVATTSSVSSIIDDTLTYVGYDIDDLAVNATFEEVIYLLWHGALPTKSQLEELTKQLAENAEIPAEVVNHFKTYPIDKVHPMGALRTAVSLLGLYDEEADVMSEDANYRKAIRIQAKIPTLVTTFARIRQGKESIAPRTDLSFAANFLYMLSGNEPTAIEEEAFNKALVLHADHELNASTFTARVCVATLSDIYSGVTSALGALKGPLHGGANEQVMKMLTEIGSVENVEPYINEKLANKEKIMGFGHRVYRKGDPRAKHLKEMSQKLTELTGQPQYYDMSIKINDIVTGQKNLPPNVDFYSASVYHSLGIEHDLFTPIFAVSRASGWIAHILEQYSNNRLIRPRAEYVGPGMQKYVPIEKR